In Apium graveolens cultivar Ventura chromosome 10, ASM990537v1, whole genome shotgun sequence, the following are encoded in one genomic region:
- the LOC141690082 gene encoding two-component response regulator ORR21-like gives MYKFLVVDDDETLRTQICNMLQECEYEVMGAKYAAEAFSMLRNDLFDLVIAEIHMKDINGVQLMQQIHEEFKLLPVILVSSDNRREVIMNAIKKGAQQVIWKDGITIDDFKNIWQYVILWRKKIYEQKGKAKQQVDLSPNQDLSVSSNEDVSVSSDDE, from the exons ATGTATAAGTTTTTGGTGGTGGACGATGATGAGACATTGAGAACTCAAATTTGTAACATGCTTCAAGAATGTGAATACGAGG TAATGGGTGCAAAATATGCTGCTGAGGCTTTCAGTATGTTAAGGAATGATTTGTTTGATCTCGTTATTGCTGAAATACACATGAAAGACATCAATGGTGTTCAACTAATGCAACAAATTCATGAAGAATTCAAGTTACTACCAGTTATTT TAGTATCATCTGATAATAGAAGAGAGGTTATAATGAATGCAATAAAGAAAGGAGCACAACAGGTCATTTGGAAGGATGGTATTACCATAGATGATTTTAAAAACATATGGCAATATGTGATACTATGGAGAAAGAAGATTTATGAGCAG AAGGGCAAGGCTAAGCAACAGGTTGATCTCTCACCGAATCAAGATCTTAGTGTCTCCTCTAATGAAGATGTTAGTGTCTCATCTGACGATGAATGA